One Gemmatimonadota bacterium DNA window includes the following coding sequences:
- a CDS encoding DUF993 family protein, protein MTAESAYPVSRIRFNGGEASMEASLNTPRGLGRAPHIIAALSVPVSEAGEIDFEVFARDLERTAGYGIEPAVLMDTYQINHCTLEDQVRGLETTREVMNGRAFTAGVYVEDEIRGDGIEDIIRAYQAKIEQLENRYGASPIVFQTERLKDADAATVVRVYEGLAEASRGVLKAFELSPVFAPNGWMFPDDALIEILAGDKWAGAKHSSLDPSMEWVLLRKVHRIGKKLYTGNDYDFASMIFNGSDALLGIATFMPDKFRALGDALRDGELARYHDLGNRMEFLGRVAFQPPVPAYKHSAAMVKKMRGWYPTDYVLPDNPLRRDEAHREALREALENLDIPCG, encoded by the coding sequence ATGACGGCGGAATCCGCGTATCCGGTTTCGCGTATCCGGTTTAATGGAGGAGAAGCATCAATGGAAGCATCACTGAATACGCCCAGGGGGCTCGGCCGCGCGCCTCATATCATCGCGGCGTTGTCCGTACCCGTGAGCGAAGCGGGTGAAATCGACTTCGAAGTCTTCGCCCGGGACCTGGAAAGAACCGCGGGATACGGGATAGAACCCGCGGTGCTCATGGATACCTACCAGATCAACCACTGCACGCTGGAGGATCAGGTCAGGGGGTTGGAAACGACGCGGGAAGTCATGAACGGGCGGGCTTTTACGGCGGGTGTCTACGTAGAGGACGAGATCCGGGGAGACGGGATCGAGGACATCATCCGTGCGTACCAGGCCAAGATAGAGCAGCTGGAGAACCGTTACGGCGCGAGTCCGATCGTATTCCAGACCGAGCGTTTGAAAGACGCGGACGCCGCCACGGTGGTCCGCGTCTACGAGGGGCTGGCCGAAGCCTCCCGCGGCGTCCTGAAGGCATTCGAACTAAGCCCGGTCTTCGCGCCGAACGGCTGGATGTTCCCGGATGACGCACTGATCGAGATCCTGGCCGGGGACAAGTGGGCGGGCGCAAAACACTCGTCCCTGGATCCGTCCATGGAATGGGTGCTGCTGCGGAAGGTCCATCGAATCGGAAAGAAGCTGTACACGGGGAACGACTACGATTTTGCCTCCATGATCTTCAACGGAAGCGACGCGCTGCTGGGTATCGCGACCTTCATGCCCGACAAGTTCAGAGCGCTTGGGGATGCCTTGCGGGACGGCGAACTTGCGCGGTACCACGACCTGGGGAACCGGATGGAGTTCCTGGGACGGGTCGCGTTCCAGCCGCCCGTGCCGGCCTATAAGCACAGCGCGGCCATGGTGAAGAAGATGCGCGGCTGGTACCCCACGGACTACGTGCTGCCCGACAATCCCCTCAGGCGGGACGAGGCGCACCGGGAAGCGCTGCGGGAAGCCCTCGAAAACCTGGACATTCCCTGCGGCTAA
- a CDS encoding TonB-dependent receptor — MRPGAWLVRLRGEFESTNLVQVRSASMKCYAVLFSLLLIPASAQAATISGFITDRDSGEYLLAANVFLSGTSLGALSNDNGFYAITGIPGGSYELVVSYIGYETYRDTVSLGPEAFLQRDVELEPTVLIGEEAVVEAERYRDERLAQPGFVALQAAVLKELPAIGETDLLRSLQLLPGIQASSDISSGLYIRGGGPDQTQILLDQIPLYNPSHAFGFFSIFNPEAIKDMRLHKSAYPASYGGNLGAVLDVTNRDGNRNKLGGSGGISLISMRTMIEGPIASGSFMVSGRRTYLEPILAYIRSRVEDIPGYYFYDVNAKINQNLSYSDNLVLSGYFGRDDLNLETSEDDLFNVRWGNSAVTGKWTHLFSPTLFGNFMVAGSDYTSRLSANFDGTEILFRNSIRDISVKGDLDYVADGAHALKGGFRASAYRFSFIRSFNQDDQLDLRLKPYVISAYAQDQWQVRASTSVRLGLRANYYSERETIDLEPRLSISHRLSEGLRLKAGGGRYHQYLQLITTEGFSGGDFWVPLDGSVSPGQAWHYVIGASWDPAPSYRLSLESYYQRLGNLVVVDNTRAVGGDETRSEDVFITGGKGYATGVEAFVERMSGRLTGWIGYTLGWTRRQFPEVNQGKWYPPKYDRRHDLVVSANYRAGRWSFGGNVIFATGQAFTPASARYELRETARTGIREDYFLPADRNTSRLLPYHRMDLSVKQDFRLFDRDFQWYLQVFNAYNHRNEWFVQYDTEDEEVTTAEVVKMLPIVPTVGLNYNF; from the coding sequence ATGCGTCCCGGGGCATGGCTGGTCCGGTTACGTGGTGAATTCGAATCGACGAACCTGGTGCAGGTCCGATCGGCATCTATGAAGTGCTACGCAGTACTGTTTTCCCTGCTGTTGATCCCCGCCTCGGCGCAAGCCGCCACGATAAGCGGATTCATCACAGACCGCGACAGTGGCGAGTACCTGCTTGCCGCCAACGTGTTCCTGAGTGGCACGTCCCTCGGCGCCCTGAGCAACGATAACGGCTTCTACGCGATTACCGGGATTCCCGGGGGTTCCTACGAACTCGTCGTGTCCTACATCGGATACGAGACGTACCGGGACACGGTGAGTCTCGGTCCCGAAGCCTTTCTCCAGCGGGACGTGGAACTCGAACCGACCGTTCTGATCGGCGAAGAAGCCGTCGTAGAGGCGGAAAGATACCGGGACGAGCGGCTTGCCCAGCCCGGTTTCGTCGCCCTCCAGGCCGCGGTGCTAAAGGAGTTGCCCGCCATCGGGGAAACCGATCTGTTGCGCAGCCTTCAGCTCCTCCCGGGCATCCAGGCCTCCTCGGACATCAGCAGCGGCCTGTACATACGGGGAGGCGGCCCCGACCAGACCCAGATACTGCTCGACCAGATCCCCCTCTACAACCCTTCGCACGCATTCGGTTTCTTTTCCATCTTCAACCCGGAAGCCATCAAGGACATGCGCCTGCACAAGAGCGCTTATCCCGCCAGTTACGGCGGCAACCTCGGCGCGGTCCTCGACGTGACCAACCGCGACGGCAACCGAAACAAACTCGGCGGATCGGGCGGGATCAGCCTCATCTCGATGCGCACTATGATCGAAGGCCCCATTGCGAGCGGCTCGTTCATGGTCTCGGGACGGCGTACGTACCTGGAACCGATCCTGGCCTATATCCGGTCGCGCGTGGAGGATATCCCGGGATACTATTTCTATGATGTAAACGCGAAAATCAACCAGAATCTGTCCTACTCCGACAATCTGGTCCTGAGCGGATACTTCGGCCGGGACGATCTCAACCTCGAAACCAGCGAGGACGACCTCTTCAACGTTCGCTGGGGCAACTCGGCGGTCACGGGCAAATGGACGCACCTGTTCTCGCCGACGCTCTTCGGCAATTTCATGGTAGCCGGCAGTGACTACACGAGCCGGCTTTCGGCGAATTTCGACGGCACGGAGATCCTGTTCAGGAACAGCATTCGAGACATCAGCGTCAAGGGCGACCTGGACTACGTCGCCGATGGGGCGCACGCGCTGAAGGGAGGTTTCCGCGCTTCGGCATATCGGTTCAGTTTCATCAGAAGCTTCAACCAGGATGACCAGCTCGACCTCAGGCTGAAACCCTATGTGATCTCGGCATATGCCCAGGATCAGTGGCAGGTCCGGGCTTCCACCTCGGTACGCCTCGGGTTGCGCGCGAACTATTACAGTGAACGCGAAACGATAGACCTGGAACCTCGCCTGTCCATCAGCCACCGGCTGTCCGAAGGACTGCGCCTGAAGGCCGGCGGCGGGAGGTACCACCAGTATCTGCAGCTCATCACGACGGAAGGCTTCAGCGGCGGTGATTTCTGGGTGCCGCTCGACGGTAGCGTGTCCCCCGGACAGGCGTGGCACTACGTTATCGGGGCAAGCTGGGATCCGGCGCCGAGTTACCGGCTCTCGCTCGAGTCCTACTATCAGCGGCTGGGCAACCTGGTGGTCGTGGACAACACGCGGGCGGTGGGCGGCGACGAAACCCGGTCGGAGGATGTGTTCATCACCGGTGGAAAAGGCTATGCCACGGGCGTGGAGGCGTTCGTGGAGCGCATGTCGGGCAGGTTGACCGGATGGATCGGCTACACGCTCGGGTGGACGCGAAGGCAGTTCCCGGAAGTGAACCAGGGCAAATGGTATCCTCCGAAATACGACCGCCGCCACGATCTTGTGGTCTCGGCCAACTACCGGGCCGGCCGCTGGTCATTCGGCGGCAATGTGATCTTCGCTACCGGCCAGGCCTTCACACCCGCCTCCGCCCGATACGAATTGCGGGAAACGGCCCGGACCGGCATACGGGAGGACTACTTCCTGCCCGCGGACCGCAACACCTCGCGGCTGCTGCCGTACCACAGAATGGACCTGAGCGTCAAGCAGGACTTCCGCCTGTTCGACCGGGACTTTCAGTGGTATCTGCAGGTGTTCAACGCGTACAACCATCGCAACGAGTGGTTTGTCCAGTATGATACGGAAGACGAAGAGGTGACTACCGCTGAAGTCGTGAAGATGCTGCCCATCGTGCCCACCGTCGGGCTGAACTACAACTTCTGA
- a CDS encoding UbiX family flavin prenyltransferase, with product MKHVIVAVTGASGGLYALRLLRALLSDGHRVSVVLSGFGRYVLREETGLGTGGDLQDGLAGLYGDQVREGTLTEFKIGDLAASIASGSVRTDGMVVIPCSMKTLSAIAHGTSSSLIERAADVTLKEARPLVLVPRETPLNVIHLRNLLAAAEAGARIVPAMPAFYQKPSSFDDLADFIAGRVLNLLGIEQNLFTPWDAPSGEGESAE from the coding sequence ATGAAACATGTCATCGTCGCCGTCACCGGCGCCAGCGGCGGCCTGTACGCGCTCCGGCTCCTGCGCGCTTTGTTGTCCGACGGCCATCGGGTCAGCGTCGTGCTGTCCGGCTTCGGCCGGTACGTACTCCGGGAGGAAACTGGCCTGGGAACCGGCGGCGACCTGCAGGACGGACTGGCCGGCCTCTACGGCGACCAGGTGAGGGAGGGCACGCTCACGGAATTCAAGATCGGGGACCTGGCGGCGTCGATCGCAAGCGGATCGGTGCGCACCGACGGTATGGTCGTCATACCGTGCTCGATGAAGACGCTGTCCGCCATCGCCCATGGCACCTCTTCCTCCCTGATCGAAAGGGCCGCGGACGTCACGCTCAAGGAGGCCAGACCCCTCGTGCTGGTACCCCGGGAAACTCCGCTGAACGTCATCCACCTGCGCAACCTGCTCGCCGCCGCAGAGGCGGGCGCCCGCATCGTGCCGGCCATGCCGGCGTTCTACCAGAAGCCTTCCAGTTTCGACGACCTGGCCGACTTCATAGCAGGACGTGTGCTGAACCTGCTCGGCATCGAACAAAACCTCTTTACCCCCTGGGACGCGCCATCCGGCGAAGGGGAGTCCGCGGAATGA
- a CDS encoding sigma-70 family RNA polymerase sigma factor, giving the protein MNTVKKVHSVEGRTKPAARGAGEDRREEERGLMERAKAGDGSAFDEMTKRYSEKAYSVAYQMLASHDDARDLVQDAFLEVFRTRERFNTQYRFSTWLYRILINKCINFRKREARRRMFSFTDYGSRNGGAGQQFLVSNLASSEKNPHEVLESDELKRSIMAALDTLSERHRTVVVLFDLEGLSHRQIAEILQCPEGTVMSRLHHGRLKLKRVLSKRLAGHLDL; this is encoded by the coding sequence ATGAACACCGTCAAGAAAGTGCATTCGGTCGAGGGACGGACAAAACCGGCTGCGCGCGGCGCAGGCGAAGACCGGCGCGAGGAAGAACGCGGGTTGATGGAACGGGCCAAAGCGGGTGATGGCTCGGCCTTCGACGAAATGACGAAGCGTTACAGCGAGAAGGCCTATTCCGTGGCATACCAGATGCTCGCGAGTCACGATGACGCGCGCGACCTCGTCCAGGACGCGTTCCTCGAAGTATTCAGGACGCGGGAGCGGTTCAACACGCAGTACAGGTTTTCGACCTGGCTGTACCGCATATTGATCAATAAGTGCATCAACTTCCGCAAGCGGGAAGCCCGCCGCCGCATGTTCTCCTTTACGGATTACGGCTCGCGGAACGGCGGCGCCGGTCAACAGTTTCTGGTCTCCAATCTGGCCTCTTCCGAGAAGAACCCGCATGAGGTCCTGGAAAGCGATGAATTGAAGCGGTCGATCATGGCCGCGCTGGATACCCTGTCGGAGCGGCACAGGACCGTTGTCGTGCTGTTCGACCTGGAAGGCCTTTCCCACAGGCAGATCGCGGAAATCCTCCAGTGTCCCGAGGGTACGGTGATGTCCCGGCTGCATCACGGACGGCTCAAGTTGAAGCGCGTGTTGTCCAAGCGCCTGGCCGGACACCTTGATCTATAG
- a CDS encoding TolC family protein: MKTRHAIGWAVLITAGLFTQGEAARGQVSGSAATAGGPYTLEQCIQIAMQNNPQIEIARKQVEVQQAALFSSYTGVMPRVNANIIGANRTTSGDRPVIVEGVVLREAPGTTRTDYRNNVFLNMDLYNGGRNWNTIRQARQESESEEFAQTNTENQVIVNVKTGYYSLLRALRLKEVTEESVRLNEEQLRRTQSMYEIGSVARVEVLQTTAQLGAARIDLRNQENAVLQARAELANVMGIGSKETFEIVDPLEGGSLDTTALMSLQDALRMADLTNPAIQRDEGGIRSAMLGTKVARGLLWPTVSGSIGYSRSGIRFQDVYGTYDKNWNLSFGVNLSLPILNGTQTYADISRAQAQQLIAEETLRQTRRTTSLTIRNALLDLETAREVITLSNDNIVASEESLRLAEERYRVGSGTLLEVFTAQEALVRAKSNLAGAQYDYLIAQATLDGALGK; this comes from the coding sequence ATGAAGACGCGACATGCCATTGGCTGGGCCGTCCTGATCACGGCCGGCCTGTTCACCCAGGGAGAAGCGGCACGCGGGCAGGTCTCCGGATCCGCCGCGACCGCGGGCGGTCCGTACACGCTGGAGCAGTGTATTCAGATCGCAATGCAGAACAATCCCCAGATCGAGATCGCCCGGAAACAGGTTGAAGTCCAGCAGGCTGCTCTCTTCAGTTCGTATACCGGCGTCATGCCACGGGTAAACGCAAACATCATTGGCGCCAACCGCACGACGTCGGGCGATAGGCCCGTTATCGTAGAAGGCGTTGTGCTCAGGGAAGCGCCGGGCACTACCCGTACGGACTACCGTAATAACGTGTTCCTGAATATGGACCTGTACAACGGCGGCCGGAACTGGAACACGATCCGGCAGGCCAGGCAGGAATCCGAAAGCGAGGAGTTCGCTCAGACCAATACAGAGAACCAGGTCATCGTGAATGTGAAGACCGGATATTACAGCCTGCTGCGGGCCCTGCGGCTCAAGGAAGTGACGGAAGAAAGCGTCCGGCTTAACGAGGAACAACTGCGCCGGACCCAGAGTATGTACGAGATCGGATCCGTGGCCCGCGTGGAAGTGCTCCAGACCACGGCTCAACTCGGCGCAGCACGGATCGACCTGCGTAACCAGGAAAACGCGGTATTGCAGGCCCGAGCCGAACTGGCCAACGTCATGGGCATCGGGTCAAAAGAAACCTTCGAAATCGTAGATCCTTTGGAAGGCGGATCGCTCGACACGACGGCGCTCATGTCCCTGCAGGACGCCCTTCGGATGGCCGACCTCACCAATCCCGCCATCCAGCGGGACGAGGGCGGCATCCGTTCCGCGATGCTCGGGACGAAGGTAGCCAGGGGATTGCTCTGGCCCACGGTATCCGGCAGCATAGGCTACAGCCGGTCCGGTATTCGGTTCCAGGACGTGTACGGCACCTATGACAAGAACTGGAACCTGTCTTTCGGCGTGAATCTGAGCCTGCCGATCCTGAACGGCACGCAGACCTACGCTGATATCTCGCGGGCACAAGCGCAGCAGTTGATCGCGGAGGAAACGCTGCGCCAGACGCGGAGGACTACCTCGCTGACTATCCGGAACGCGTTGCTCGACCTGGAAACGGCCCGGGAAGTCATTACACTCAGCAACGACAACATCGTGGCCTCGGAGGAGAGTCTCCGGCTGGCGGAGGAACGTTACAGGGTGGGTTCCGGCACGCTGCTGGAGGTGTTTACGGCACAGGAGGCCCTGGTCCGGGCAAAATCCAACCTGGCCGGCGCGCAGTATGATTACCTGATCGCCCAGGCGACGCTGGACGGCGCCCTGGGAAAGTAA
- a CDS encoding tetratricopeptide repeat protein produces MNRDSLVKEVASDLQVSRHKVRVVLNGFLSEVTEAMHQDERVNLHRFGAFSVKVRKARTARDLNTNVELRLSDRQIPHFLPFDTLKDIVAQQSPVSEEQTGPVAAGPAKQQVEETPRERSDDISAMMTRAEVLANKGKIEQAIQQYRRILERKPGHATATGSLGRMFFRLGAQETALQHYNRALGNDPGHLDTLLDRAELFVEMGQYEDARTDLLRVLEYDPYAYRACYLLGVLYITIGTYDDAIRVLSRALDVDRTKAEVHLQLGKAYCHVEKHTEAIEHFEALLRHDPRNGQAYRYLGTIYDKSKQADKALEMYRKSNEIGLV; encoded by the coding sequence ATGAACAGAGATTCGCTTGTAAAAGAAGTGGCATCCGATTTGCAGGTATCCAGGCACAAGGTAAGAGTCGTGCTGAACGGATTCCTGTCGGAGGTTACCGAGGCGATGCACCAGGACGAACGGGTGAATCTGCACCGATTCGGCGCCTTCAGCGTGAAGGTCAGGAAAGCACGCACGGCCCGTGACCTGAATACCAACGTGGAATTGCGCCTGAGCGACCGTCAAATCCCCCACTTCTTGCCCTTCGATACGTTAAAGGACATCGTCGCGCAGCAGTCTCCCGTTTCCGAGGAGCAAACCGGGCCGGTGGCCGCCGGGCCGGCAAAACAACAGGTCGAAGAGACGCCCAGAGAACGGTCCGACGATATCTCGGCCATGATGACCAGGGCTGAAGTCCTCGCGAACAAAGGCAAAATCGAACAGGCGATCCAGCAGTACAGGCGTATACTCGAACGGAAACCTGGACACGCCACCGCGACGGGCAGCCTGGGCAGGATGTTCTTTCGCCTCGGCGCTCAGGAAACCGCCCTCCAGCACTATAACCGCGCGCTCGGAAACGATCCCGGCCACCTGGACACGCTGTTGGACCGGGCGGAGTTGTTCGTGGAGATGGGACAATACGAGGATGCCAGGACCGACCTGCTTCGCGTCCTGGAGTACGACCCATATGCCTACCGGGCCTGCTACCTGCTCGGCGTGCTCTACATCACGATCGGTACCTACGACGACGCGATCAGGGTGCTCTCCCGTGCCCTGGACGTGGACCGGACGAAGGCCGAGGTACATCTCCAGTTGGGCAAGGCGTACTGTCACGTGGAGAAGCACACGGAAGCGATCGAGCACTTTGAAGCCCTGCTTCGCCATGACCCGCGCAACGGGCAGGCGTATCGGTATCTCGGCACGATCTACGACAAAAGCAAGCAGGCCGACAAGGCGCTCGAGATGTACCGAAAATCCAACGAAATTGGCCTGGTCTGA
- a CDS encoding zf-HC2 domain-containing protein — protein MNCNQIKKRLTRYLERMCSNEEVAEIARHIESCPDCARELRGLQSVRGMLRCCRAEKPARVAVAEVQTAVLERTTHAHMVPGMKGRDAPVREQPGRFVAAAAVLLLVAGGLIWQSIQPVEPPSVQRTLSDDDMFFILQEHALIEDQSVFTSGTLGSVMVNYKE, from the coding sequence ATGAACTGCAACCAGATAAAGAAGCGGCTTACCCGATACCTGGAGCGCATGTGCAGCAACGAGGAAGTTGCCGAGATTGCGCGCCATATCGAATCTTGCCCCGATTGCGCCCGGGAATTGCGCGGATTGCAGTCCGTCCGCGGCATGTTGCGCTGCTGCCGCGCGGAGAAACCCGCGCGTGTTGCGGTTGCGGAAGTCCAGACCGCGGTGCTCGAGCGCACGACGCATGCCCATATGGTGCCGGGCATGAAGGGAAGGGACGCGCCTGTTCGCGAGCAGCCCGGCCGGTTCGTCGCAGCGGCGGCCGTGCTGTTGCTGGTTGCGGGAGGACTTATCTGGCAGTCGATCCAGCCGGTCGAGCCTCCGTCCGTCCAGCGCACGCTTTCGGATGACGATATGTTCTTCATCCTGCAGGAACACGCCCTGATCGAGGACCAGAGCGTGTTTACCAGCGGTACCCTGGGTTCTGTCATGGTCAACTACAAGGAATAG
- a CDS encoding DUF4249 family protein produces the protein MSKTTTLSRCITAVLTAVLLAGIAAHPGCSGERDPATLFGPDERETIVVDAVLYVDHVLPEIIVTRTRTANAVSTREATSVNDAEVTVIQGLAEYRYASVGHLGRYLPPPGAPRVRPNTEYRLRVRALGEEVRGVTSTPDPLVINEIAVLEEPSMEVIRRLDPDSAEGNRIPYQEGLIEVRFDPLDVEAYQVIVLEPGSEDGGSPPLEARDGRLLLPWFAIGSSGEHKVEVYALDRNLFDFLRSVEASGQNAFGFGSLAGDTFERPVFNLDGGIGVFGSASLDSFGFFVIPES, from the coding sequence ATGAGTAAAACGACCACGCTGTCCCGCTGCATCACGGCCGTCCTGACGGCCGTCCTGCTCGCCGGAATCGCCGCCCATCCGGGTTGTTCGGGGGAGCGGGATCCGGCAACGCTCTTCGGTCCGGACGAGCGCGAAACGATCGTCGTGGACGCCGTGCTGTATGTCGATCACGTGCTGCCTGAGATCATCGTCACCCGGACCCGCACGGCCAATGCGGTGTCGACCCGGGAAGCCACCTCGGTGAATGATGCCGAAGTCACCGTCATACAAGGACTTGCGGAGTACAGGTACGCGAGTGTCGGTCACCTGGGCCGTTACCTCCCGCCGCCCGGCGCGCCGAGGGTACGCCCCAACACCGAATACCGGCTTCGCGTGCGGGCGCTTGGAGAGGAAGTCCGCGGGGTCACGAGCACACCGGATCCCCTGGTCATCAATGAGATCGCGGTCCTCGAAGAGCCGTCCATGGAGGTTATCCGCCGTCTGGATCCCGATTCCGCCGAAGGGAACAGGATCCCCTATCAGGAGGGCCTGATCGAGGTCCGTTTCGATCCGCTCGACGTGGAAGCCTACCAGGTGATCGTCCTGGAACCCGGTTCCGAAGACGGTGGTTCTCCTCCCCTGGAAGCACGGGACGGCCGGTTGCTGCTGCCCTGGTTCGCCATCGGCTCGTCCGGAGAACACAAAGTCGAAGTGTACGCGCTGGACCGGAACCTGTTCGATTTCCTCAGAAGCGTGGAGGCCTCCGGACAGAACGCCTTCGGCTTCGGCAGCCTGGCGGGCGATACCTTCGAAAGACCGGTTTTCAATCTCGACGGCGGGATCGGCGTATTCGGTTCGGCCTCCCTGGATTCCTTCGGCTTCTTCGTCATTCCGGAAAGTTGA
- a CDS encoding 4-hydroxybenzoate octaprenyltransferase encodes MNQKSPSPLSAIGSVVVFGRMIKLSHSVFALPFAMAGVVLATRSHGIEGLQLVWIVIAMVSARSAAMGFNRLADRVMDGKNPRTWDRALPKGRIAPRAVALIVGACCALFVFSAYQLNELCLKLSPIALLVILSYSYFKRFTWATHLVLGLALAIAPVGAWIAVTGAFDPAPLWLAAAVLTWVAGFDIIYACQDYEFDVAQGVHSIPRRFGIRPALMAARLLHAVTVVFLLAVHQVFDLHALYLCGTVLATGMLVYEHTLVKPDDLSKIDVAFFNTNGLVSVVYFVFLLGDILWPI; translated from the coding sequence ATGAATCAGAAGTCGCCATCGCCCCTGTCCGCGATCGGATCCGTGGTCGTATTCGGCAGGATGATCAAGCTTTCCCACAGCGTTTTTGCGCTGCCCTTCGCCATGGCCGGCGTGGTCCTGGCCACCCGGAGTCATGGGATCGAAGGGCTGCAACTGGTGTGGATCGTCATCGCCATGGTGTCCGCCCGGAGCGCGGCCATGGGATTCAACCGGCTCGCCGATCGCGTGATGGACGGGAAGAACCCCCGCACGTGGGACCGGGCGTTGCCGAAGGGACGGATCGCGCCCCGCGCCGTCGCCCTTATCGTGGGCGCGTGCTGCGCTCTGTTCGTCTTTTCCGCCTACCAGCTCAACGAACTGTGCCTCAAGCTGTCGCCGATCGCCCTGCTGGTGATCCTGTCGTACTCCTATTTCAAGCGCTTCACCTGGGCCACTCACCTGGTCCTGGGCCTTGCCCTCGCCATCGCTCCGGTAGGCGCGTGGATTGCCGTGACCGGCGCCTTCGATCCCGCGCCGCTCTGGCTGGCGGCGGCCGTGTTGACCTGGGTGGCGGGCTTTGATATAATATACGCCTGCCAGGACTACGAATTCGACGTCGCGCAGGGCGTCCACTCGATACCCCGCCGCTTCGGGATCCGGCCGGCTTTGATGGCGGCCCGCCTGCTCCACGCGGTCACGGTCGTGTTCCTGCTGGCCGTCCATCAGGTTTTCGATCTGCACGCGCTTTATCTGTGCGGCACCGTACTGGCAACCGGGATGCTGGTTTACGAACACACGCTCGTCAAGCCGGACGACCTTTCGAAGATCGATGTCGCCTTCTTCAACACGAATGGCCTGGTCAGTGTCGTCTATTTCGTTTTCCTGCTGGGCGATATCCTGTGGCCGATATGA
- a CDS encoding ubiquinone/menaquinone biosynthesis methyltransferase — translation MSTADEKSRHIRCMFDRIGHRYDLLNRLLSGYGDVRWRRAAVRALNASAEDLLLDVGIGTGDLALEAMKGRRKPRLIVGVDAAMGMMRIGRKKSAHPERRAIRFIGGSAEALPLRSGIFDGAMVAFGVRNFTDRAAGLRCIRRVLKPGGRLVVLELSVPRYPVIRQLYRLYAAHAIPWIGGLISGDADAYRYLQVSVEAFPERERFRTLMEDAGFVDTGWRDLTLGVATVYWGDKRS, via the coding sequence ATGAGTACCGCAGACGAAAAGTCCCGGCACATCCGGTGCATGTTCGATCGCATCGGGCACCGGTACGACCTGCTCAACCGCCTGCTGAGCGGATATGGCGATGTCCGGTGGCGCAGGGCCGCGGTCCGCGCGCTGAACGCGTCCGCGGAAGACCTGCTGCTCGACGTGGGCATCGGCACGGGCGACCTGGCGCTGGAAGCGATGAAGGGCCGGCGGAAACCGCGGTTGATCGTGGGGGTGGACGCGGCGATGGGGATGATGCGTATCGGCCGGAAGAAGTCGGCGCATCCCGAGCGGCGGGCCATCCGATTCATCGGGGGAAGCGCCGAAGCCCTACCCCTGCGGTCCGGGATCTTCGACGGCGCGATGGTGGCGTTCGGCGTGCGCAACTTCACCGACCGCGCCGCAGGTCTGCGTTGCATCCGGCGCGTGTTGAAGCCCGGGGGCAGGCTGGTGGTGCTGGAGCTTTCCGTTCCCCGTTATCCGGTGATTCGCCAGCTGTACCGGCTCTACGCCGCGCATGCCATTCCCTGGATCGGCGGCCTGATCTCGGGAGACGCGGACGCTTACCGGTACCTTCAGGTTTCGGTGGAAGCGTTTCCTGAACGGGAGCGTTTCCGAACGCTTATGGAGGACGCGGGTTTCGTGGACACCGGCTGGCGTGACCTTACGCTGGGGGTAGCCACGGTCTACTGGGGGGACAAGCGGTCATGA
- a CDS encoding endonuclease III, translating into MKDRDIHQVISILEDETSGWTETALTLVAEQTRRDPFRILIGTVLSLRTKDETTAAACERLFGLADTPAAMRSLPEETVDRAIYPVGFHATKARNILQICRILVEEYRGIVPDEIDTLVTLPGVGRKTANLVVTIGYGKPGICVDTHVHRISNRWGYIATRNPDQSEWALREKLPSEYWIRYNDLLVMYGQNLCKPVSPFCSRCRLSPYCERVGVEKHR; encoded by the coding sequence ATGAAAGACCGGGATATTCACCAGGTGATCTCCATCCTTGAAGACGAGACTTCCGGGTGGACCGAAACGGCGTTGACGTTGGTGGCGGAGCAGACCCGGCGCGATCCGTTCCGCATACTGATCGGCACCGTGCTCAGCCTCCGGACGAAGGACGAGACGACCGCGGCGGCCTGCGAGCGGCTCTTCGGGTTGGCCGACACACCCGCGGCCATGCGGTCCCTGCCCGAGGAGACCGTGGACCGCGCCATCTATCCCGTGGGGTTCCATGCCACGAAGGCGCGCAACATCCTGCAGATCTGCCGGATCCTCGTGGAGGAGTATCGGGGTATCGTGCCGGACGAGATCGACACGCTGGTCACGCTCCCCGGCGTGGGCAGGAAGACCGCGAACCTCGTGGTCACGATCGGTTACGGAAAGCCGGGCATTTGCGTCGACACCCACGTGCACCGCATCTCCAACCGCTGGGGGTATATCGCCACCCGGAATCCGGACCAGTCGGAATGGGCCTTGAGAGAGAAGTTGCCTTCCGAATACTGGATCCGGTATAATGACCTGCTCGTCATGTATGGCCAGAACCTGTGCAAACCCGTATCGCCCTTCTGCAGCCGCTGCCGCCTGTCGCCCTACTGTGAACGGGTCGGCGTGGAGAAACACAGATGA